A genomic stretch from Catenulispora sp. GP43 includes:
- a CDS encoding sigma-70 family RNA polymerase sigma factor: MSAMTTEPTALLRRAESGDGAAFDELVAPYRRELQVHCYRMLGSFQDAEDALQDTLLSAWQGLAGFEGRSSVRTWLYRIATNRCLNARRSASRRSAKEWNVPGVEPPAPTRLGEVFWLEPFPDALLEGVLDASPPGPEARYEQSEAVSLAFVTALQVLPPRQVAVLLLRDVLGYHAAEVADMLDTTTESVSSALKRARAGLERRRPTATSASTEENALAAKFATAYEAADIEAVIALLTDDVFTSMPPMPFEYQGRAATVAFLSSILDSGRRHQLVPTRANGQPAFGAYLRGSGEVSHGVGLFVLEVRDGGISALTRFESGALPWFGLPRSIPAVRE, translated from the coding sequence ATGAGTGCGATGACGACCGAGCCGACAGCGCTGCTGCGACGGGCCGAATCCGGCGACGGCGCGGCGTTCGACGAACTGGTCGCCCCGTACCGGCGCGAACTCCAGGTGCACTGCTATCGGATGCTGGGCTCGTTCCAGGACGCCGAGGACGCGCTCCAGGACACACTGCTCAGCGCATGGCAGGGTCTGGCCGGCTTCGAGGGCCGCTCGTCGGTCCGCACGTGGCTCTACCGCATCGCCACCAACCGCTGCCTGAACGCACGCCGCTCAGCCAGCCGCCGCAGCGCCAAGGAGTGGAACGTCCCCGGAGTCGAGCCGCCGGCACCGACCAGGCTCGGAGAAGTGTTCTGGCTGGAGCCGTTCCCCGACGCCCTGCTCGAAGGAGTCCTCGACGCATCCCCGCCGGGACCCGAGGCGCGCTACGAGCAGAGCGAAGCCGTCTCGCTGGCATTCGTCACGGCGCTCCAGGTACTGCCACCCCGCCAGGTGGCCGTACTGCTGCTCCGCGACGTCCTCGGCTACCACGCCGCTGAGGTCGCGGACATGCTGGACACCACGACGGAGTCGGTGAGCAGCGCCCTGAAGCGCGCCCGCGCCGGCCTGGAACGCCGCCGCCCCACCGCGACCAGCGCGTCCACCGAGGAGAACGCCCTCGCCGCCAAGTTCGCCACCGCTTATGAAGCCGCTGACATCGAAGCGGTGATCGCCCTCCTCACCGACGACGTCTTCACATCAATGCCGCCGATGCCCTTCGAGTACCAGGGACGCGCGGCCACGGTGGCCTTCCTCAGCAGCATCCTGGACTCCGGACGGCGCCACCAGCTGGTGCCCACGCGCGCCAACGGACAGCCGGCGTTCGGCGCCTATCTGCGCGGGAGCGGCGAGGTCAGCCACGGAGTGGGCTTGTTCGTACTCGAAGTCAGGGACGGCGGAATCAGCGCTCTGACGCGCTTCGAGAGTGGGGCGTTGCCGTGGTTCGGTCTGCCGCGGTCGATTCCGGCGGTGCGGGAGTAG
- a CDS encoding glycoside hydrolase family 3 N-terminal domain-containing protein produces MVDAGMRSGRRKRTGGAAAVALIAAVGLLSGACSSSGSKTAANGSSTSSTTTTTTPPTTTSTPPSTTSTTTTPSTTTTTPPPTTTTPKPPATTSTTPAAPAGLTLQQEAGQRIIYSYQGLTPPQHLFDLIRQGDAAGVIFFGGNISSESQIAGVITQLRQAQAASPVHLPLLLMTDQEGGIVKRLPGPPFDSAKQVGESANPVAAATAQGAAAGQNMSSVGMNLNLAPVLDVYRTPGNFLDAAQRSFSQNPLTVSQLGSAFIVAQQNTGVAATGKHFPGLGSAPNGANTDERPVTLDVSLNNLRTIDELPYVAAVQNGVKLVMMSWAVYPALDPNHPAGMSSAVVQNELRGRIGFKGVTITDALEAGALQSFGGAGNRALSAAEAGMDLLLCSSGDPAQGDAAASAIVAGVNNGTLSRAGFDAAVGRVDALRGGLK; encoded by the coding sequence ATGGTTGATGCTGGGATGCGGAGCGGACGGCGCAAGAGAACCGGTGGCGCGGCGGCGGTGGCGCTGATCGCCGCGGTGGGGCTGCTGAGCGGCGCGTGCTCCAGCAGCGGGTCGAAGACGGCGGCGAACGGGAGTTCGACGTCGTCCACCACCACGACCACGACCCCGCCGACCACCACCTCCACGCCGCCGTCCACCACCAGCACGACGACGACGCCGAGCACCACGACCACCACCCCGCCGCCGACCACGACGACCCCCAAGCCCCCGGCGACGACCTCGACCACCCCGGCGGCCCCCGCAGGCCTGACCCTCCAGCAGGAGGCGGGCCAGCGGATCATCTACTCCTACCAGGGCCTGACCCCGCCGCAGCACCTGTTCGACCTGATCCGTCAGGGGGATGCGGCGGGCGTCATCTTCTTCGGCGGCAACATCTCCAGCGAGTCGCAGATCGCCGGCGTGATCACCCAGCTCCGCCAGGCCCAGGCCGCCAGCCCGGTCCACCTGCCCCTGCTGCTGATGACCGACCAGGAGGGCGGCATCGTCAAGCGCCTGCCCGGACCGCCCTTCGACTCGGCGAAGCAAGTCGGCGAGAGCGCGAACCCCGTCGCCGCGGCCACCGCCCAGGGCGCCGCGGCCGGCCAGAACATGTCGAGCGTCGGCATGAACCTGAACCTGGCACCGGTCCTGGACGTCTACCGCACCCCCGGCAACTTCCTCGACGCAGCCCAGCGCTCCTTCAGCCAGAACCCGCTCACGGTCTCCCAACTGGGCTCGGCCTTCATCGTGGCCCAGCAGAACACCGGCGTCGCCGCCACCGGCAAGCACTTCCCCGGCCTCGGCTCGGCCCCGAACGGCGCGAACACCGACGAGCGCCCGGTGACCCTGGACGTGTCACTGAACAACCTGCGCACCATCGACGAGCTGCCCTATGTGGCAGCGGTGCAGAACGGCGTGAAGCTGGTGATGATGTCCTGGGCGGTGTACCCGGCCCTCGACCCGAACCACCCCGCCGGCATGTCGTCGGCGGTGGTGCAGAACGAACTGCGCGGCCGCATCGGCTTCAAGGGCGTGACGATCACCGACGCGCTGGAGGCCGGTGCGCTGCAGTCGTTCGGGGGCGCGGGGAACCGAGCTCTGTCGGCGGCCGAGGCGGGGATGGACCTGCTGCTGTGCTCGTCGGGCGACCCGGCACAGGGTGACGCTGCCGCGTCGGCGATCGTCGCCGGGGTGAACAACGGGACGCTGAGCCGGGCCGGGTTCGATGCCGCGGTGGGGCGGGTTGACGCGCTGCGGGGCGGGTTGAAGTAG